A window of the Dyadobacter pollutisoli genome harbors these coding sequences:
- a CDS encoding DUF6544 family protein, with translation MGTTNIYAQVASTLRDKPAFSASFKVTIAIAALLCLIFLMGRLNLYLKFTDEVAQLFSDSKDISSQKFTAKQLAGLPVPVRKYFRHVLKEGQPYISNVHLVHNGLFKTDLKKDWIKIAGEEYFTASKPGFVWKGKTAMFTARDMFINGRGRLVVSLFSLFTIQNETGEKYDKGE, from the coding sequence ATGGGAACGACAAATATCTACGCTCAGGTCGCGTCCACCCTAAGAGACAAGCCGGCCTTTTCCGCTTCGTTTAAAGTTACGATTGCAATTGCTGCACTACTTTGCTTGATTTTTTTGATGGGCCGCTTAAATCTTTACCTTAAATTTACCGACGAGGTAGCACAGTTATTTAGTGACTCAAAAGACATATCATCCCAAAAGTTTACAGCCAAGCAGCTCGCCGGGCTTCCGGTTCCTGTCCGGAAGTATTTTCGGCACGTGCTTAAAGAAGGGCAGCCGTATATTAGCAATGTCCACCTGGTCCATAATGGATTGTTCAAAACCGATTTAAAGAAGGATTGGATCAAAATTGCAGGCGAGGAATATTTTACCGCAAGTAAGCCAGGGTTTGTCTGGAAAGGCAAAACGGCAATGTTTACGGCTCGGGATATGTTCATTAATGGCAGGGGCAGGCTGGTAGTCTCTTTATTTTCACTGTTTACCATTCAAAACGAAACTGGTGAGAAGTATGATAAAGGGGAGTAA
- a CDS encoding DUF6544 family protein — MRWLGESVCFPTNLLPSQHLRWLPIDDNSAKLEFDYGDLAVSFTVIFDAQHQIAELRTLRNMGDGPRQPWVTKVSHYNSWNGVLIPTVLEAGWEIEKNTCHTPASTYRSLPIMADSDLTIQLIFSTDQHHICRPIP; from the coding sequence ATGCGTTGGCTTGGGGAAAGCGTTTGTTTTCCAACCAATTTACTGCCAAGTCAACATTTGAGATGGTTGCCTATCGATGACAACTCTGCTAAACTTGAATTCGATTATGGGGATTTGGCCGTTTCTTTCACTGTTATCTTTGACGCGCAGCATCAGATCGCAGAATTACGTACATTACGTAATATGGGCGATGGGCCAAGACAACCATGGGTTACTAAGGTAAGCCATTACAACAGTTGGAATGGTGTTTTGATTCCGACAGTCCTTGAAGCCGGATGGGAAATCGAAAAAAATACTTGCCATACGCCCGCTTCAACATACAGGAGCTTACCTATAATGGCGGATTCTGATTTAACTATCCAGCTCATATTCTCCACTGACCAGCATCATATATGCCGACCTATACCTTGA
- the mgtA gene encoding magnesium-translocating P-type ATPase: MFIKNIRSLPLATVFELLDSNEQGLKDEIVRERQKQNFKKIIGESELKKALRIFIRQFTSPLVLLLVIAVMLSAVLGEVSDTLIIFFILVVTGLLSFWQELHAGKAVEKLREMIEIKSLVVRNGVEQAVNTNEIVPGDILHLRAGDIIPADCRIVESNELHVNESSLTGESYPAEKMVGIADDAAPLAKTLNCLWEGTNVVSGTATVIAVYTGNDTLFGKIAASLSDTPETAFERGIKQFGYFLLQITAALTLIIFAINIYFHKPLLDSLLFSLALAVGMAPELLPAIMTVAMSSAAARMMKKKVIVKKLSSIFNFGEVRILCSDKTGTITEGTVVAKDFVDVYGNPDDQVRLFAFLNASMQQGFTNPVDQAICALSVQDPGYTKRGEIPYDFIRKRLSILVGFQEEAIIISKGALANILQVCQFVHTQTGDLQQLDEKMRSDINDRFERFSKEGYRVLGIASKVFGGNKISREDEIGMTFMGFLLLEDPLKESSIASIKRLGEMQVQFKIITGDNRYAAAHIAQKLGIGQPQILTGDELNQMSPEALLNRALKTDVFSEIEPHQKVRIVKALQQAKQVVAYIGDGINDVAAINAADAGISTSNAVDAAKQAADFVLLEKDLSVLADGIQEGRKSFVNSMKYIFITTGATFGNMFSVAAASLLLPFLPMLPKQILLTNFITDLPALAIASDNVDQQQLASPGRWNMKLIRNFMIVFGLHSSLFDFLTFYALYFHFHLTGAAFRTGWFLESVITELLILLVIRTKVSFFKSRPGNLLLTITIIALILAVYLPWSPVAFSLGLTGIEGKQVLVLLGILTAYMITADWLKVWFFKFNKA, encoded by the coding sequence ATGTTCATAAAAAATATCCGCAGTCTGCCGTTAGCCACTGTTTTTGAACTACTCGACAGTAATGAACAGGGGTTAAAGGATGAAATTGTCAGGGAGCGACAAAAGCAAAACTTTAAGAAAATTATCGGTGAATCAGAGCTCAAAAAGGCCCTGAGGATATTCATTCGGCAATTCACCAGCCCGCTGGTGCTCTTGCTTGTAATAGCCGTCATGCTTTCGGCTGTTCTCGGAGAGGTTTCGGATACTTTGATCATCTTTTTCATCCTTGTAGTGACGGGACTGCTAAGTTTCTGGCAAGAGCTTCACGCGGGCAAAGCGGTTGAAAAGCTCAGGGAAATGATCGAAATCAAAAGCCTTGTTGTTCGCAATGGGGTTGAGCAGGCGGTCAATACAAATGAAATTGTACCTGGAGATATTCTCCATCTAAGGGCCGGTGACATTATTCCCGCAGATTGCCGAATTGTCGAAAGTAACGAGCTCCATGTGAATGAAAGCAGCCTTACCGGCGAAAGTTATCCGGCAGAGAAAATGGTGGGTATAGCCGACGATGCAGCTCCCCTTGCAAAAACTTTGAACTGTCTGTGGGAAGGGACCAATGTTGTCAGTGGAACTGCGACAGTCATAGCGGTTTACACGGGAAATGACACCCTTTTTGGTAAAATAGCCGCCAGCCTTTCGGATACGCCTGAAACAGCCTTTGAGAGGGGCATCAAACAATTTGGTTACTTCTTGCTGCAGATTACCGCCGCCTTAACGCTGATCATTTTTGCAATAAATATTTATTTCCACAAACCCCTGTTAGATTCACTGCTGTTTTCCCTGGCTCTGGCCGTCGGGATGGCGCCTGAGCTGCTGCCTGCCATTATGACCGTAGCTATGTCGTCGGCAGCGGCAAGGATGATGAAAAAGAAGGTGATTGTCAAGAAGCTTTCATCCATCTTTAATTTCGGCGAGGTCCGTATTTTGTGCTCCGACAAAACCGGGACCATTACAGAAGGCACTGTCGTAGCGAAAGATTTTGTTGACGTATATGGCAATCCGGATGATCAGGTCCGGTTGTTCGCATTTCTAAATGCATCCATGCAGCAGGGCTTCACTAACCCGGTCGACCAGGCGATCTGCGCGCTGAGCGTTCAAGATCCTGGTTATACCAAGCGTGGAGAAATACCTTACGATTTTATAAGAAAGAGGCTGAGTATTTTGGTAGGCTTTCAAGAAGAGGCAATCATTATTAGTAAAGGGGCTTTGGCCAACATTCTTCAAGTTTGCCAGTTTGTGCATACCCAGACGGGAGATTTACAGCAGCTGGATGAAAAGATGCGAAGCGATATCAATGATCGTTTTGAACGTTTTTCCAAAGAAGGGTATCGCGTGCTGGGTATCGCATCGAAAGTGTTTGGGGGGAATAAAATCAGCCGCGAGGATGAGATCGGGATGACATTTATGGGTTTTCTGCTATTAGAAGATCCACTAAAAGAATCCAGCATAGCCTCTATCAAAAGGCTCGGAGAAATGCAGGTTCAGTTCAAGATCATTACCGGAGACAACCGTTATGCGGCTGCGCATATCGCGCAGAAACTTGGTATCGGCCAGCCTCAGATCCTGACAGGTGACGAGCTAAACCAAATGTCGCCGGAAGCATTGCTTAACAGAGCGCTGAAAACCGATGTGTTTTCCGAAATCGAGCCCCATCAGAAGGTTCGTATTGTCAAAGCGCTGCAGCAGGCCAAGCAGGTTGTTGCCTATATCGGTGACGGCATCAACGACGTCGCCGCCATCAACGCGGCCGACGCGGGAATCTCAACAAGCAATGCGGTGGACGCGGCAAAACAAGCTGCTGATTTTGTTCTGCTGGAAAAAGACCTTTCTGTATTGGCCGATGGCATCCAGGAAGGGAGAAAGTCCTTTGTCAATTCAATGAAATACATTTTCATTACCACAGGTGCCACATTCGGCAATATGTTCAGTGTCGCTGCGGCTTCACTTTTACTCCCTTTTCTGCCTATGTTGCCCAAGCAAATACTACTTACAAACTTTATCACCGATTTGCCCGCTTTGGCGATTGCGTCCGATAATGTGGATCAGCAGCAACTTGCTTCGCCCGGCCGTTGGAACATGAAACTGATCCGGAATTTTATGATCGTCTTTGGGCTTCACAGTTCTCTGTTTGATTTTTTGACGTTCTATGCGCTCTATTTTCACTTTCATTTGACCGGGGCTGCTTTTCGTACAGGCTGGTTTCTTGAATCGGTGATTACCGAGCTGTTGATCTTGCTGGTAATCCGTACCAAAGTATCATTTTTTAAAAGTAGGCCTGGAAATCTGTTGCTAACTATCACGATTATTGCGCTGATATTGGCCGTTTACCTCCCATGGTCTCCGGTTGCCTTTTCTCTGGGCTTGACAGGGATTGAGGGGAAGCAGGTGTTAGTGTTACTCGGCATCCTGACTGCGTACATGATTACCGCCGACTGGTTAAAGGTGTGGTTCTTTAAATTCAATAAAGCCTGA